One genomic window of Monodelphis domestica isolate mMonDom1 chromosome 1, mMonDom1.pri, whole genome shotgun sequence includes the following:
- the ADNP gene encoding activity-dependent neuroprotector homeobox protein, whose product MFQLPVNNLGSLRKARKTVKKILSDIGLEYCKEHIEDFKQFEPNDFYLKNTTWEDVGLWDPSLTKNQDYRTKPFCCSACPFSSKFFSAYKSHFRNVHSEDFENRILLNCPYCTFNADKKTLETHIKIFHAPNASAPSGSISTFKDKNKHDSLKPKQADSVEQAVYYCKKCTYRDPLYEVVRKHIYREHFQHVAAPYIAKAGEKSLNGAVPLSSNTREEGSIHCKRCLFMPKSYEALVQHVIEDHERIGYQVTAMIGHTNVVVPRSKPLMLIAPKPQEKKPMGLPQRVGSLASGNVRSLPSQQIVNRLTIPKPNLNSTGVNMMSNVHLQQNNYGVKSVAPSYGVGQSVRLGLSGNAPVSIPQQSQSMKQLLPSGNGRSYGLGSEQRSQAPARYSLQSANSSSLSSNQLKSSSLSQSQSASRVLGQSSSKPAAAAAAAAAAAAAAAAAAAAIGPSAATNTSSTQKWKICTICNELFPENVYSVHFEKEHKAEKVPAVANYIMKIHNFTSKCLYCNRYLPTDTLLNHMLIHGLSCPYCRSTFNDVEKMAAHMRMVHVDEEMGPKTDSTLSFDLTLQQGSHTNIHLLVTTYNLRDAPAESVAYHAQNNPPVPPKPQPKVQEKADVPIKSSPQAAVPYKKDVGKTLCPLCFSILKGPISDALAHHLRERHQVIQTVHPVEKKLTYKCIHCLGVYTSNMTASTITLHLVHCRGVGKTQNGQDKTNAPSRLNQSPGLAPVKRTYEHIEFNLLKKRKLDDEVDTPSIFEEKPEEPVVLALDPKGHEDDSYEARKTFLTKYFNKQPYPTRREIEKLAASLWLWKSDIASHFSNKRKKCVRDCEKYKPGVLLGFNMKELNKVKHEMDFDAEWLFENHDEKNSRVNASKTVDKKLNLGKEDDSSSDGFENLEEESNGSGSPFGATFDVEHKIPNDSIVENPEESVTKLTTGDTLESEDKIDQKEEEDSKYGDTHSAEEPTKLIHDASDSDVDQDDPVEWKDGASPCESGPGSQQVSDFEDNTCEMKPGAWTDESSQSEDAGSSKPAAETKGASESDEEQLKWKNSSYGKVEEFWSKDQSQWKNASENEESLSNPQMEWQNSTIDSEDGEQFDNMTDGVAEPIHSSLTGVELSSQQA is encoded by the exons ATGTTCCAACTTCCTGTCAACAACCTTGGCAGTTTAAGAAAAGCCCGGAAAACTGTGAAAAAAATACTTAGTGACATTGGTTTGGAATACTGTAAAGAACATATAGAA GATTTTAAACAGTTTGAACCTAATGACTTTTATTTGAAAAACACTACATGGGAGGATGTAGGATTATGGGACCCTTCACTTACAAAAAACCAG gaCTATCGGACAAAACCCTTTTGCTGTAGTGCTTGTCCATTTTCCTCAAAATTCTTTTCGGCCTACAAAAGTCACTTCCGGAATGTTCATAGTGAAGACTTTGAAAATAGAATTCTCCTTAATTGTCCCTACTGTACTTTCAATGCGGACAAAAAGACTTTGGAAACGcacattaaaatatttcatgCTCCAAATGCCAGTGCACCAAGTGGCAGCATCAGcacttttaaagataaaaacaaacatgATAGCCTTAAACCTAAACAGGCTGACAGTGTAGAGCAAGCTGTTTATTACTGTAAGAAGTGCACTTACCGAGACCCTCTGTATGAAGTAGTTAGAAAGCACATTTACAGGGAACATTTTCAGCATGTTGCAGCACCTTACATAGCAAAGGCAGGTGAAAAGTCACTTAATGGTGCAGTCCCATTAAGTTCAAATACCCGAGAGGAGGGAAGTATTCACTGCAAGCGATGCCTTTTTATGCCGAAATCCTATGAAGCTTTAGTACAACATGTTATTGAAGATCATGAACGTATAGGCTATCAGGTGACAGCAATGATAGGGCATACCAATGTAGTGGTTCCAAGATCCAAACCATTGATGCTAATTGCTCCAAAACCACAGGAGAAAAAGCCTATGGGACTCCCACAAAGAGTTGGTTCCCTTGCCTCTGGGAATGTCCGATCTCTTCCTTCACAGCAGATAGTGAATCGACTCACCATACCAAAGCCTAATTTAAATTCCACAGGAGTCAATATGATGTCTAATGTCCATCTCCAACAGAATAATTATGGAGTCAAATCAGTGGCCCCAAGCTATGGTGTTGGTCAGTCAGTGAGACTAGGTTTAAGTGGTAATGCACCCGTTTCCATTCCTCAGCAATCTCAGTCAATGAAACAATTACTGCCAAGTGGGAATGGGAGATCTTATGGTCTTGGCTCAGAGCAAAGGTCACAGGCACCTGCAAGGTACTCGCTTCAGTCTGCCAATTCATCTTCTCTTTCATCAAACCAGTTGAAgtcatcctctctctctcagtcACAGTCAGCCTCTAGAGTATTAGGTCAGTCAAGTTCTAaacctgctgctgctgctgccgctgccgccgctgctgctgccgccgccgccgccgctgctgctgctatAGGCCCTTCTGCAGCAACCAATACTTCATCAACACAAAAGTGGAAAATTTGTACAATTTGTAATGAGCTATTCCCTGAAAACGTCTACAGTGTTCACTTTGAAAAGGAGCATAAGGCAGAGAAGGTGCCTGCAGTTGCTAACTACATAATGAAAATACACAATTTCACTAGTAAATGTCTATATTGTAATCGCTATTTGCCCACTGATACTTTGCTTAACCACATGTTAATCCATGGTCTCTCTTGTCCATATTGCCGTTCAACTTTTAACGATGTTGAAAAGATGGCTGCTCATATGCGAATGGTTCATGTTGATGAAGAAATGGGACCCAAAACTGATTCCACTTTGAGCTTTGATTTGACATTGCAGCAGGGTAGTCACACTAACATACATCTACTTGTAACTACGTACAACCTGAGAGATGCCCCGGCTGAATCTGTAGCTTATCATGCCCAAAATAATCCCCCAGTGCCCCCAAAGCCACAGCCAAAAGTTCAGGAAAAGGCAGATGTCCCTATAAAAAGCTCACCTCAAGCTGCAGTACCCTATAAAAAAGATGTAGGTAAAACACTTTGTCCTCTGTGCTTTTCAATCCTGAAAGGACCTATCTCTGATGCACTTGCACATCATTTACGGGAGAGGCACCAGGTTATTCAGACAGTTCATCCAGTTGAAAAAAAGCTCACCTACAAATGTATCCATTGCCTTGGTGTATACACTAGTAACATGACAGCCTCAACAATCACGCTGCATCTGGTCCACTGCAGAGGTGTTGGAAAGACCCAAAATGGCCAAGATAAAACAAATGCTCCCTCTCGACTCAATCAGTCTCCAGGGCTGGCACCCGTGAAACGTACTTATGAGCACATAGAATTTAATTTGCTGAAAAAAAGGAAGTTAGATGATGAGGTAGATACCCCCTCCATCTTTGAAGAGAAGCCTGAAGAGCCGGTTGTCTTAGCTTTAGACCCCAAGGGtcatgaagatgattcttatGAAGCAAGAAAAACATTTCTTACAAAGTATTTCAACAAACAGCCCTATCCCACgagaagagaaattgaaaaatTGGCTGCCAGTTTATGGTTATGGAAGAGTGACATTGCTTCTCATTTCagtaataaaaggaagaaatgtgTCAGAGATTGTGAAAAGTACAAACCTGGTGTGTTACTGGGTTTTAACATGAAAGAACTAAATAAAGTTAAACATGAGATGGATTTTGATGCCGAGTGGCTATTTgaaaatcatgatgaaaaaaattctagAGTCAATGCTAGTAAAACTGTTGACAAAAAACTAAACCTTGGGAAGGAAGATGACAGTTCCTCAGATGGTTTCGAAAATTTAGAAGAAGAATCCAATGGAAGTGGTAGTCCTTTTGGTGCAACTTTTGATGTTGAACATAAAATTCCCAATGATAGCATAGTAGAGAACCCAGAAGAAAGCGTTACCAAATTAACTACTGGGGACACTTTAGAATCTGAAGATAAGATAGaccaaaaagaagaggaagattcAAAATATGGAGATACTCATTCTGCGGAGGAACCAACAAAACTAATACACGATGCCTCTGATAGTGATGTTGATCAAGATGACCCTGTTGAGTGGAAAGATGGCGCTTCTCCATGTGAAagtgggcctggttctcaacaaGTGTCTGACTTTGAAGACAATACATGTGAAATGAAACCTGGAGCATGGACTGATGAATCATCCCAGAGTGAAGATGCTGGAAGTAGTAAACCAGCTGCCGAAACAAAAGGTGCATcagaaagtgatgaagaacagTTGAAATGGAAGAATAGTTCCTATGGAAAAGTAGAAGAGTTTTGGTCCAAGGACCAGTCACAGTGGAAAAATGCATCCGAAAATGAGGAGAGTTTGTCCAACCCTCAGATGGAGTGGCAAAATAGCACAATTGACAGTGAGGATGGAGAGCAATTTGATAATATGACTGATGGTGTtgcagaaccaatacatagcagcTTAACTGGTGTAGAGCTGAGTAGCCAACAAGCATAA